One window from the genome of Halictus rubicundus isolate RS-2024b chromosome 7, iyHalRubi1_principal, whole genome shotgun sequence encodes:
- the Elp4 gene encoding elongator complex protein 4, whose translation MDLSALKNGRFPFIQGTKPSIKNSQLLISTGIPSLDHLIGGGLPIGSLFIVEEDQYGTHGRIISMYLVAEGVVTEQPVLIASKDSKTFPMVLKVPTVITDTKLSSQMHHLDEQMKIAWRYQNMKVVDPSPSGGQSFGHYYDLAKKVDIEKIEKADVTQWYDDSCPTKDSTFENSSYSKLLQCIQDTIQKGQFSISETPAKRQVLRIAINSLGSKLWSSDTEEKSNQDLLKFLYLFRVLLRYSYAVGVVSVPVECLDNSSGVVEQIEHLSDIAIRFESFEGTKAERNPLFKDFHGLLHLRKLPALNTIASHNPEARDLVFRMCRKSFDIKVLHLPSEMGDTAQREQDDIEPNGGCGSQSRNSMLDF comes from the exons ATGGATCTGAGTGCTTTGAAGAATGGTAGGTTTCCTTTCATACAAGGAACAAAGCCTTCGATAAAGAACTCGCAGCTACTTATATCAACTGGAATTCCTTCTCTTGATCATCTAATAGGAGGTGGATTGCCTATCGGATCGCTGTTTATTGTTG AGGAAGATCAATACGGTACTCATGGTAGAATTATATCAATGTACTTAGTGGCCGAAGGTGTGGTCACGGAGCAGCCAGTGTTAATAGCATCTAAGGATTCGAAAACGTTCCCAATGGTATTAAAGGTCCCAACTGTTATAACCGATACCAAATTGAGCAGTCAAATGCATCACTTAGACGAACAGATGAAAATCGCATGGAGGTATCAGAATATGAAAGTAGTCGACCCGTCGCCAAGTGGTGGACAATCCTTTGGTCACTATTACGACCTCGCTAAGAAAGTAGATATTGAGAAAATCGAAAAAGCAGATGTAACACAGTGGTACGACGACAGCTGCCCCACGAAAGACAGCACTTTCGAGAACTCTTCCTACTCGAAATTATTGCAGTGCATTCAAGACACGATACAAAAAGGTCAATTCTCGATTTCGGAAACGCCTGCGAAAAGGCAGGTTCTTAGAATTGCGATTAATTCGTTAGGATCAAAATTATGGTCGAGCGACACAGAAGAGAAATCTAATcaggatttattaaaatttttatatctatTTAGAGTACTTTTAAGGTATTCTTATGCGGTTGGCGTTGTATCAGTGCCTGTAGAGTGCTTAGATAATTCA AGCGGCGTTGTAGAGCAAATCGAGCATTTATCGGATATCGCTATTAGATTCGAATCGTTCGAGGGTACAAAGGCGGAAAGAAATCCTCTGTTTAAGGACTTTCATGGTTTATTACACCTGAGGAAATTACCTGCCTTGAACACAATAGCCAGTCACAATCCGGAAGCGCGAGATCTAGTGTTCAGGATGTGCCGCAAATCATTCGACATTAAG GTCCTGCATTTACCATCAGAAATGGGAGACACCGCACAAAGGGAGCAAGATGATATTGAACCCAACGGAGGGTGCGGTAGTCAGTCCCGTAACAGCATGTtggatttctaa